A section of the Oncorhynchus tshawytscha isolate Ot180627B linkage group LG09, Otsh_v2.0, whole genome shotgun sequence genome encodes:
- the LOC112257930 gene encoding protein orai-2 gives MSSELNVPMGSPAPGGSEQMPEGGGMDYRDWVRRSYLELVTSNHHSVQALSWRKLYLSRAKLKASSRTSALLSGFAMVAMVEVQLEMQYNYPRMLLIAFSVCTTVLVAVHLFALLISTCILPHVEAVSNIHNLNSVSESPHERMHHYIELAWGFSTALGILLFLAEVVLLCWIKFLPVDSGAANQVAVAAAELALSKVNCSGPAVPSAAPPGHSGWQAALASTIIMVPVGVIFVVFTIHFYRSLVSHKTERHHQEIEELHKIKVQLDGCERGLQAV, from the exons ATGAGCAGTGAACTGAACGTGCCCATGGGCTCCCCGGCCCCGGGGGGCTCAGAGCAGATGccggagggtggagggatggactaCAGGGACTGGGTGCGCCGCAGCTACCTGGAGCTGGTCACCTCCAATCACCACTCTGTACAGGCCCTGTCTTGGAGGAAGCTCTACCTGAGCCGGGCCAAGCTGAAAGCCTCCAGCCGCACCTCTGCCCTGCTCTCAGGCTTTGCTATG GTGGCCATGGTGGAGGTCCAGCTGGAGATGCAGTACAACTACCCGCGCATGCTCCTCATCGCCTTTAGTGTGTGCACCACGGTGCTGGTGGCTGTACACTTATTTGCGTTGCTCATCAGCACCTGCATCCTTCCGCACGTGGAGGCGGTCAGCAACATCCACAACCTCAACTCGGTCAGTGAGTCACCTCACGAGCGCATGCACCACTACATTGAGTTGGCCTGGGGCTTCTCCACCGCCCTGGGCATCCTGCTCTTCCTGGCTGAGGTGGTGCTGCTCTGCTGGATCAAGTTCCTGCCCGTGGACTCTGGTGCTGCCAACCAGGTGGCTGTGGCGGCCGCCGAACTGGCACTATCTAAGGTGAACTGTAGTGGCCCCGCTGTGCCGTCCGCCGCTCCGCCAGGGCACAGCGGCTGGCAGGCGGCCTTGGCCTCCACCATCATCATGGTGCCGGTGGGGGTGATCTTTGTGGTATTCACCATCCACTTCTACCGCTCTCTGGTGAGCCACAAGACAGAGCGCCACCACCAGGAGATCGAGGAACTGCACAAGATTAAGGTGCAGCTGGATGGGTGTGAGAGAGGCCTACAGGCAGTGTGA